One Prinia subflava isolate CZ2003 ecotype Zambia chromosome 9, Cam_Psub_1.2, whole genome shotgun sequence DNA segment encodes these proteins:
- the UBE2D1 gene encoding ubiquitin-conjugating enzyme E2 D1 isoform X2, giving the protein MGPPDSAYQGGVFFLTVHFPTDYPFKPPKIAFTTKIYHPNINSNGSICLDILRSQWSPALTVSKVLLSICSLLCDPNPDDPLVPDIAQIYKSDKEKYNRHAREWTQKYAM; this is encoded by the exons ATGGGACCT ccTGATAGTGCATATCAAGGGGGAGTATTTTTTCTCACAGTACACTTTCCAACAGACTACCCTTTCAAACCACCAAAG aTTGCTTTTACAACAAAAATATATCACCCAAACATAAACAGTAATGGGAGTATTTGTCTTGATATCTTGAGATCTCAATGGTCACCAGCTCTGACTGTTTCTAAAG ttttattgTCCATATGCTCCTTACTTTGTGATCCTAATCCAGATGATCCTTTAGTACCAGATATTGCACAGATCTACAAGTCAGACAAGGAAAA ATACAACAGACATGCAAGAGAATGGACTCAGAAATATGCAATGTAA
- the UBE2D1 gene encoding ubiquitin-conjugating enzyme E2 D1 isoform X1 produces MALKRIQKELSDLQRDPPAHCSAGPVGDDLFHWQATIMGPPDSAYQGGVFFLTVHFPTDYPFKPPKIAFTTKIYHPNINSNGSICLDILRSQWSPALTVSKVLLSICSLLCDPNPDDPLVPDIAQIYKSDKEKYNRHAREWTQKYAM; encoded by the exons ATGGCGCTGAAGCGGATACAAAAA GAGCTAAGTGATCTGCAGCGAGATCCACCAGCCCACTGCTCTGCCGGACCTGTTGGAGATGACT TGTTTCATTGGCAAGCAACTATTATGGGACCT ccTGATAGTGCATATCAAGGGGGAGTATTTTTTCTCACAGTACACTTTCCAACAGACTACCCTTTCAAACCACCAAAG aTTGCTTTTACAACAAAAATATATCACCCAAACATAAACAGTAATGGGAGTATTTGTCTTGATATCTTGAGATCTCAATGGTCACCAGCTCTGACTGTTTCTAAAG ttttattgTCCATATGCTCCTTACTTTGTGATCCTAATCCAGATGATCCTTTAGTACCAGATATTGCACAGATCTACAAGTCAGACAAGGAAAA ATACAACAGACATGCAAGAGAATGGACTCAGAAATATGCAATGTAA
- the CISD1 gene encoding CDGSH iron-sulfur domain-containing protein 1 isoform X2: MGTRSGSAERAAGARAGSAAGPGRGGRRERAPRERRGRGQERRALCVPPRLRRRGRARGSLGSAVRGWGSRPGPSRPSGAAGLSGKYRVSVSNEQGGMKVTASAGTRRGEEEEGNCVSFKTAYKEKLNGLVQSP; this comes from the exons ATGGGAACGCGCAGCGGAAGCGCGGagcgggcggcgggagcgcgggccgggagcgcggccgggccggggcggggcgggcggcgggagcgcgcgccgcgggagcggcgggggcggggccaaGAGCGCCGTGCCCTTTGTGTCCCCCCGCGTCTGCGCAGGCGCGGCCGCGCGCGGGGCTCGCTGGGAAGCGCAGTCCGCGGGTGGGGGTCGCGGCCGGGCCCGTCCCGCCCCTCAGGGGCCGCGGGGCTGAGCGGGAAATACCGAGTGTCTGTGTCTAATGAACAAGGGGGAATGAAAGTTACGGCTTCCGCCGGTACGCGGAgaggtgaggaagaggaaggtaACTGTGTGAGCTTCAAAACTGCATACAAGGAAAAG TTGAATGGATTGGTGCAGTCTCCTtag